In Paenibacillus hexagrammi, the following are encoded in one genomic region:
- the tnpA gene encoding IS66 family insertion sequence element accessory protein TnpA translates to MQTLEMRNRYRLQQWTEIVRDCRSSGQTVVRWCAEHEVSVKSYYYWLRKIREAACESLPAFSSPNEPTLVPVPPSLRTNASRSEASHEQAAIILRTDAVTIEIHQHASTVLLEQTLRILHYVR, encoded by the coding sequence TTGCAAACTCTAGAAATGAGGAATCGCTATCGGCTTCAGCAGTGGACCGAGATTGTTCGTGACTGCCGCTCCAGTGGTCAGACTGTGGTTCGATGGTGTGCCGAGCACGAGGTCAGTGTGAAAAGCTATTATTACTGGCTTCGGAAAATCCGTGAAGCTGCTTGTGAATCCCTTCCTGCTTTCTCCTCTCCGAATGAACCAACTCTAGTGCCGGTCCCTCCATCTTTGCGGACGAACGCCTCACGTTCCGAAGCAAGTCATGAACAAGCGGCGATCATCCTTCGTACGGATGCCGTTACGATCGAAATTCATCAGCATGCGTCTACCGTACTTCTCGAACAGACGCTTCGCATCCTGCATTATGTTCGGTGA
- the tnpB gene encoding IS66 family insertion sequence element accessory protein TnpB (TnpB, as the term is used for proteins encoded by IS66 family insertion elements, is considered an accessory protein, since TnpC, encoded by a neighboring gene, is a DDE family transposase.), with protein MRKSIDGLILVVQHQLQLNPFQNHLFLFCGRKRDRMKALYWEGDGFVLLYKRLESGQYQWPMDAEAVRSITPQEFRWLLEGLSIHQPKAVKKLDFTPSI; from the coding sequence ATGCGAAAATCTATTGACGGTCTTATTCTCGTGGTGCAGCATCAGCTACAATTGAACCCGTTTCAGAATCATTTGTTTTTGTTCTGCGGTCGCAAGCGCGATCGAATGAAAGCCTTGTACTGGGAAGGTGATGGCTTCGTCCTGTTATACAAGCGACTGGAATCAGGTCAATACCAGTGGCCCATGGATGCGGAGGCCGTACGCTCGATCACGCCACAGGAGTTTCGGTGGTTGCTGGAGGGGCTATCCATCCATCAGCCGAAAGCGGTCAAAAAGCTTGATTTTACCCCTTCCATCTAA
- the tnpC gene encoding IS66 family transposase, which produces MSPSEQLQKMEHRIGDLEKENKRLQETVQFLTQKLYGKSSEKTALLPVGVEQLSLFDEAETAASRTAQEPTTQQIQSYQRKKQVGERAELLQDLPHEKRLFQVQDRCCDVCHSELVLVGEEFVRTEVEFIPARVQAIAIYRETLECRTCRKEDKPQMKKAATPTPVIQHSMASASSVAWVMHQKFVNSMPLYRQEKEWKSIGLDLSRATMANWMIAASRDWLKPLVNRLHGLLVKERYLHADETPLQVMNEKGRKNTTDSYMWIYSSGQHSEHPIRIFEYQPGRGAKYPQAFLKGFKGYLHSDAYSGYANLTGTTSCLCWAHLRRKFVEALPPEAKQSAESLASRGVAYCNKLFELESQFKSHTAEDRKEQRLVQEKPVLDAFWSWVETAKGKVLPKSKLGEALKYAHNHKQELMNYLQDGNCVISNNLAENSIRPFTVGRKNWLFSGSPRGATASAAIYSIVETAKANGLNPYKYLVYLLQQLPSAAFRQQPELLDACLPWSTEVQKHCT; this is translated from the coding sequence ATGAGCCCCTCGGAACAGCTACAAAAAATGGAACATCGCATCGGCGACCTGGAAAAAGAGAATAAGCGGCTACAAGAAACCGTGCAATTTCTAACGCAGAAGCTTTACGGCAAAAGCTCCGAGAAAACAGCTCTCCTCCCCGTAGGAGTGGAGCAACTGTCTTTATTTGATGAGGCAGAGACAGCAGCTTCACGAACTGCACAAGAGCCGACCACCCAGCAGATCCAAAGCTACCAGCGGAAGAAGCAGGTAGGTGAACGAGCGGAGCTGCTTCAGGATCTTCCGCATGAAAAGCGACTATTTCAGGTTCAGGACCGTTGTTGTGACGTATGTCATAGCGAGCTTGTCTTGGTGGGCGAAGAGTTTGTGCGCACGGAGGTGGAGTTTATCCCTGCCCGTGTTCAAGCCATTGCTATCTACAGAGAAACCCTGGAGTGCCGGACATGCCGTAAAGAGGACAAACCTCAAATGAAAAAGGCAGCGACGCCTACGCCGGTCATCCAGCATTCGATGGCCTCCGCTTCCTCTGTGGCATGGGTCATGCACCAGAAATTTGTGAACAGCATGCCCCTGTACCGTCAGGAGAAGGAATGGAAGAGCATCGGTCTTGATCTGAGTAGAGCCACTATGGCGAATTGGATGATTGCGGCCTCAAGAGACTGGCTGAAACCACTCGTGAATCGACTGCATGGGCTGCTTGTAAAAGAGCGATATCTTCATGCAGATGAAACGCCCTTGCAGGTGATGAATGAGAAGGGACGGAAGAACACGACTGACTCTTACATGTGGATCTACAGCAGTGGGCAGCATAGTGAGCATCCCATACGAATCTTTGAATACCAACCAGGGCGAGGGGCGAAGTACCCGCAAGCGTTCCTGAAAGGATTCAAGGGATATCTACATAGCGACGCCTACTCGGGCTATGCGAATCTAACAGGGACAACATCCTGCCTGTGCTGGGCGCATCTTAGACGTAAGTTTGTTGAGGCGTTGCCACCAGAGGCGAAGCAGTCTGCAGAGTCGCTTGCAAGTAGAGGAGTCGCTTATTGCAACAAGCTTTTCGAGCTGGAGTCACAGTTTAAGTCACATACTGCTGAAGATCGAAAGGAGCAACGTCTGGTGCAGGAAAAACCTGTACTCGATGCTTTTTGGTCATGGGTAGAAACGGCCAAAGGTAAAGTTCTTCCTAAATCCAAGCTAGGCGAAGCACTGAAGTATGCGCATAACCATAAGCAAGAGTTGATGAATTACTTACAAGATGGGAACTGTGTGATCTCGAACAATTTAGCTGAAAACAGCATTCGTCCCTTTACCGTGGGTCGTAAAAACTGGTTGTTCAGCGGCAGCCCACGGGGTGCAACCGCAAGTGCAGCGATCTACAGCATCGTAGAGACCGCAAAGGCAAATGGATTGAACCCGTACAAATATCTAGTTTATCTGTTGCAACAATTACCATCGGCTGCATTTCGCCAGCAACCAGAGCTACTTGATGCGTGCCTTCCATGGAGTACGGAGGTTCAAAAACATTGTACATAA
- a CDS encoding MarR family winged helix-turn-helix transcriptional regulator, translated as MDQIRLTELVGHWLKLTYRNLSNYLDSRLQEYDLTSSQLGVLMLLWEQEGVTQKEIQTAVGVRSASLTFLIKGLDQKGLIVRKTDELDTRLNRVFLTEKSRALKEDCLQLVMETENKLAQGVELGKIEEMVGILKQCNKNILDE; from the coding sequence GTGGACCAAATCCGCCTAACGGAATTAGTAGGACACTGGCTAAAGCTAACTTATCGCAATTTGAGCAATTATCTAGATAGTCGCTTACAAGAATATGATCTCACCAGTTCACAACTTGGAGTCCTGATGCTCTTATGGGAACAAGAAGGGGTCACTCAAAAAGAGATCCAAACAGCAGTTGGAGTTCGATCCGCCTCACTTACTTTCTTGATCAAAGGATTAGATCAAAAAGGTTTGATCGTCCGAAAAACGGACGAATTGGATACTCGCTTAAATCGAGTGTTTTTGACAGAGAAGAGCAGAGCCCTGAAAGAGGATTGTTTGCAGCTTGTTATGGAAACAGAAAATAAATTAGCACAAGGAGTTGAACTTGGCAAAATTGAAGAGATGGTAGGAATCTTAAAACAATGTAATAAAAACATATTAGATGAATGA
- a CDS encoding YybH family protein, which translates to MANQLGPVSGFILDAEKEPVLFIAGDTVWHKDVNEAIIRYCSDVIILYAGAASSSCIWRLTNLYSKRWGDDLFIMAALMMNPELLPIAFDDAINGQNLERVIALYTEDASMRTQFDELLTGTDAIVSGISRMFLAKPYLKNTVKRSIIAGDIALLIVDWVMELTDSTGQRFTTTGTATNVAKQMADGSWRLHVTNPLGIM; encoded by the coding sequence ATGGCTAATCAATTGGGGCCGGTTTCGGGTTTTATTTTGGATGCGGAAAAGGAACCTGTATTGTTCATCGCTGGAGATACGGTGTGGCACAAAGATGTAAATGAAGCAATTATTAGATACTGTTCGGATGTTATCATCCTTTATGCGGGAGCAGCATCATCGTCGTGCATATGGAGGCTCACAAATTTATATTCCAAAAGATGGGGAGATGATTTATTTATAATGGCTGCATTAATGATGAATCCGGAGTTGCTGCCCATTGCATTTGATGATGCAATCAATGGTCAAAACCTTGAGCGTGTTATAGCTTTGTATACGGAGGATGCCTCGATGCGGACGCAATTTGATGAACTGCTTACGGGGACTGACGCCATCGTGAGTGGGATCAGTAGAATGTTTTTAGCAAAACCATACCTCAAAAACACGGTAAAGCGTTCAATCATCGCAGGTGATATCGCACTGCTTATCGTAGATTGGGTGATGGAACTAACGGACTCAACAGGCCAAAGGTTTACTACCACAGGAACAGCAACGAATGTTGCAAAGCAAATGGCGGATGGTTCTTGGCGTCTACACGTTACAAACCCTTTGGGTATTATGTAA
- a CDS encoding AraC family transcriptional regulator has translation MVIHTPTNLALQKLGIYVRANADDWQYSWPVHTHEGLEVYYFIRGDANYVIGDIIYELAPGDMLLFPGSTMHRVNPTKDVPYIRSYVNFTPSFLREQMSGEMFEKMMSLFEAPNGLLIRWSVEERSEMETFFRAIHRENEREAFGFEVVLKTMLVQMLIAIYRKSKRLHEFVPAQQQSHTQANVQRILQYINQHYRENFSLTELSNELHLNKYYICHCFKDVTGFTINNYVISKRIEEAKKMLLTTDEPIGIISDALGFNTAVHFSRSFKNYAGVSPQQYRKQGG, from the coding sequence TTGGTCATCCATACTCCCACCAATCTCGCATTGCAAAAACTCGGTATTTATGTAAGGGCGAATGCAGATGACTGGCAATACAGCTGGCCGGTTCATACCCACGAAGGACTGGAAGTCTATTATTTCATTCGTGGAGATGCTAATTATGTAATTGGTGATATTATCTACGAATTGGCGCCGGGGGATATGCTTCTTTTCCCGGGGAGCACCATGCATAGGGTGAATCCAACGAAAGACGTCCCTTATATTCGCAGCTATGTGAACTTCACCCCAAGTTTTTTGCGAGAGCAGATGTCCGGGGAAATGTTTGAGAAAATGATGTCTTTGTTTGAAGCGCCGAATGGTCTCTTAATTCGCTGGTCTGTTGAAGAACGCAGTGAAATGGAAACGTTTTTTCGGGCCATTCATCGGGAGAATGAACGGGAAGCATTTGGATTTGAGGTTGTGCTCAAGACGATGCTGGTTCAAATGCTTATTGCGATTTACAGGAAATCCAAACGATTGCATGAATTCGTGCCTGCCCAGCAGCAGTCGCACACTCAAGCGAATGTCCAAAGGATTCTCCAATACATTAATCAGCATTATAGGGAAAATTTCTCTCTAACGGAATTGTCTAACGAGCTTCATTTAAACAAATATTATATTTGCCATTGCTTCAAAGATGTTACCGGTTTTACCATCAACAATTATGTCATCAGCAAACGAATTGAAGAAGCGAAGAAGATGCTGCTGACGACAGATGAGCCTATTGGCATCATTTCCGATGCGCTCGGATTTAATACGGCGGTTCACTTCAGCAGGTCTTTTAAAAATTATGCGGGCGTCTCGCCACAGCAGTACCGTAAACAAGGCGGCTAA
- a CDS encoding ABC transporter substrate-binding protein yields MNKLMKTVTIAMVFVLLTVLTACGSKESADGGNGAGKKASLDFVWFSDGNEGEIMKSIINDYQTKNPNITVNLIEVPYKDLGTKLKTMISGGKPPALARISTTELGAFANQAIDLSASNGGLDSYTAQYVDSIKPFYVVNGKAVAAPMDVTANGLIYNKTLFDKAGVKVPTSQDNIWTWDEFSAALKQVMDKGGAKYGMVWDYTPQRWSTLLYQFGGSMMSEDGTKATINNEAGVKAAEYFKKLHDDGIMPTSVWLGGDNPNNLFRTGSVAAHFAGNWMIGNYKDIQNFQWGVTYMPKGTTRSSVPGGKFAMAFQKSGVEKEATDFINYISSKEVNAKYCTDALFLSPRKDNSKLEYAFGKDMMELFSNELNNTVPAAAQDWSRQTIVPKFSNDLKTTLSDIIGGKTSAKDGMDKVAQLIDKAIASEKK; encoded by the coding sequence ATGAACAAACTTATGAAAACGGTCACCATTGCAATGGTATTCGTTCTTCTAACGGTTTTAACCGCTTGCGGCTCGAAAGAATCGGCTGATGGCGGAAACGGCGCTGGTAAAAAAGCATCTCTGGATTTTGTTTGGTTCTCCGACGGTAATGAAGGCGAGATCATGAAGAGCATCATCAATGATTATCAAACGAAAAATCCGAATATCACTGTAAATTTGATTGAAGTGCCTTACAAAGACCTGGGAACGAAGCTGAAGACGATGATTTCAGGCGGAAAGCCGCCGGCTCTTGCGCGGATCAGTACAACGGAGCTTGGCGCATTTGCTAACCAGGCGATCGATTTGTCTGCGAGCAATGGCGGTTTGGACAGCTACACGGCTCAATATGTGGATTCGATTAAGCCTTTCTATGTAGTGAATGGTAAAGCGGTTGCCGCTCCGATGGACGTAACGGCGAACGGTTTGATTTATAATAAAACGCTGTTTGACAAAGCAGGTGTGAAGGTTCCTACATCGCAAGATAACATCTGGACTTGGGATGAGTTCTCCGCAGCGCTGAAGCAAGTCATGGACAAAGGCGGAGCGAAGTACGGAATGGTATGGGACTACACACCTCAGCGCTGGTCGACTCTGCTGTATCAATTTGGCGGCAGCATGATGAGCGAGGATGGAACGAAAGCAACGATCAACAATGAAGCGGGTGTGAAAGCTGCCGAGTATTTCAAAAAGCTGCACGATGACGGCATTATGCCTACATCCGTATGGCTTGGCGGAGACAACCCGAACAACCTGTTCCGTACAGGTTCCGTTGCGGCACACTTCGCAGGTAACTGGATGATTGGTAACTACAAGGATATTCAGAATTTTCAGTGGGGCGTAACCTACATGCCAAAAGGCACAACGCGTTCTTCCGTGCCAGGCGGTAAATTCGCTATGGCTTTCCAAAAGTCCGGCGTTGAGAAGGAAGCCACAGATTTCATTAACTACATCTCCAGCAAAGAAGTAAACGCGAAATATTGTACGGATGCGCTGTTCCTCAGCCCGCGTAAAGACAACTCCAAGCTCGAATATGCATTCGGTAAAGATATGATGGAGCTGTTCTCCAATGAGCTGAACAACACGGTTCCGGCTGCAGCACAAGATTGGTCCCGACAAACGATCGTGCCGAAATTCAGCAACGACCTGAAAACAACACTTTCGGATATTATTGGCGGCAAGACGTCCGCAAAAGACGGAATGGACAAAGTTGCTCAATTGATCGATAAAGCCATCGCTAGTGAAAAGAAATAG
- a CDS encoding carbohydrate ABC transporter permease, which yields MSTQASAVKRVKKRRPDQSMGWTPYLFVLPNLLIFSVFIVIPTIIGFVYSFHQYDGLNPMEFVGFDNYKEIFKDSEFWGALGKTARYAVIAVPSIYCVSLAVAMMLIQPLRAKGLFRSIFYWPTMISYIIVGLTWKWIFGDFGIMNYVLSLFGSEPIQFMSNPFFANLSVIIATVWSRLGFYMVIFMAGLQAIPIDYYEAARLDGASKIRVFRSITLPLLKPTTVLVVMLALIDAFKAYPLLFALTGGGPGKETTFIVQYIYETGFAKQELGMASAMSVVLFVLICLFTALQNKLSKGGED from the coding sequence ATGTCCACACAAGCCTCGGCTGTAAAGAGGGTGAAGAAACGTCGCCCAGATCAGTCCATGGGATGGACGCCGTATCTGTTCGTGCTCCCTAACCTGCTGATTTTTTCCGTATTTATTGTTATTCCAACCATTATCGGCTTCGTATATTCGTTTCATCAATATGATGGACTCAACCCGATGGAATTCGTGGGGTTTGATAATTATAAAGAGATTTTCAAGGACTCTGAGTTTTGGGGTGCCTTAGGGAAAACAGCTCGCTATGCTGTAATTGCGGTTCCATCGATTTATTGCGTTTCCTTGGCGGTAGCGATGATGCTCATTCAGCCGCTTCGGGCGAAAGGACTGTTCCGATCCATTTTTTACTGGCCTACGATGATCTCTTATATTATTGTCGGTTTGACTTGGAAGTGGATTTTCGGTGATTTCGGGATTATGAATTACGTGCTGAGTTTGTTTGGCAGTGAGCCGATTCAGTTCATGTCGAATCCATTCTTCGCGAACCTATCGGTCATCATTGCAACGGTGTGGTCACGTCTCGGATTTTATATGGTTATCTTCATGGCAGGTCTTCAAGCCATTCCGATTGACTATTACGAGGCGGCACGACTGGACGGAGCATCCAAGATTCGGGTATTCCGCAGTATTACGCTGCCTCTTCTTAAGCCAACAACAGTTCTTGTTGTGATGCTTGCACTTATCGATGCCTTCAAAGCGTACCCGTTATTGTTCGCACTGACAGGCGGCGGTCCTGGTAAAGAAACAACCTTTATTGTGCAGTACATTTACGAAACGGGCTTTGCGAAGCAGGAGCTTGGTATGGCGAGCGCGATGTCGGTGGTATTGTTTGTCCTGATCTGCTTGTTTACCGCACTTCAGAATAAATTGTCTAAGGGAGGCGAGGACTAA